DNA sequence from the Augochlora pura isolate Apur16 chromosome 11, APUR_v2.2.1, whole genome shotgun sequence genome:
CTGACGATGAGACGAATATAATAGCCCTCGTGGCGCAATGAAGTCATTCGAAACGGCAGACGTCTATAATTCGTGAAACTGCCTGAGACTCCCATGGAAAATCGATTATCGTTCCGGGGAGAAACGGATGGGACGTGTTTTTATTGCTTTCGGTCGGAAACCGGGACTGAGAGTGGATACAAACCGTGGGAATTATCAGAGATgctattttgaaatattagaagTAATATACGTAACACGATAAATCAatcttaaacaacaaatatcatctattgatttcgcatgaaaaaataaaggaacttATAGAACAccctaatattaattattatcaaaatataaaacgagtTAGAAGGACAAGGAAAACCTCAATGTGTTAGTATTAGTATGTTTATTTGATgtgtttaattattgcaaGCCCATTTTCTGTTGTTTAGAGACATTCACTCGCTAAATCGATTGACTAATCGATTAACCTCCAGTCACACAAAAAGTATAACACTACCGACGATTactttttggctattctttttcattaattttatataccgTCAAATGAAAGCTAcatctgtatttatatattctaaaatatatgtatatttgaatttaatttacaaagggaatttaaaagaaacaatgtaCATTATTTCATCGCATTTCTCCACTGTTTGTTTTATGGAGAGATTTGCCTAGTGAACGATTCATATGCAAACTAAAGTAAATGTACTTATTGCTGcgactataatattatattattatattttactacgGGATTTTATCCaatgatataaattacaataaaatatagtaaagtgTACAGACGCGGTATTAGGTCCTATCTCACCTGCACTATACGAAACGTGTAGTCTACACTAGTTATTGTTGCCGTTTCCTTCGTCATATTTAATTGAACATGGCACCACTATTGTAAATAACTTGTCGCTGGAAATAAAAGATCGCCTGAATGTCGCAAGAGATTTGAGATAGAGATAAGGAAATAAAGACTCTCTGCAGCACGTATCAAACTCAAGGATCGTGCTAATGCGGATAACTATTATTTCCCCGAGTTCTGACGCACAACATTCGCGATAATCGAGCTGAAAACAGTTTCACGTGTGTGtctatttcattcgaagcACCGATCATTAATCTTGAACTATACTTCGTTCAACGAGAACTGGTACAATATATAAACAGCTAAATAAAATGTGATCAgcaaaatataacataaacagAGCTAAATATAAACAGCGAGCGACGCTTGCGAGGATACTCTGCGCACAAGGACCCTCGACGATGGTATTCTAAAATTCGTCCCTGAGCATCGTCGTCCAATCAGCTGCAACCGCAACACCGATCATGTGATTGTTCTGTTTACATTTTGTGGCAGTTCTTGTTGGACGTAGTACAGTTCACTATTCTATGGTTTGGAAGAGGAGAGGGGTTGCATAGTTGGTCGAATCGAATATATTGATATCTAATTAATTTGTGTTGCTTATTAAATATCCATGGCTcatggaaatgaaaatattaataaaattgatcacgGATTATAgtcgataaaaaattttataattaaatggtTTGAACATTACCTTTGACCTTGTCTTATtgttttttctataataagaAGTATTATTTCCTGTTAGTGAACAGTAATTTAAACTaagattattgtattatatagggtgttgtaaaaatgtttaacaatacGGCAATGATACTTGAAGTCATttcgagtaattttttcctttacaaaaattttctccgatgTATCGTTAACGAGCTATTCACGCAAAATACTGATCAATGAGAACCGAGCTCGGCTTTTTGGCGCCAACTTttctcgcttctcattggtcactgtttttcattgaaaactcgttaacgatgcatcagagaacatttttgtgaaggaaaaagttgcttcaaatgacttcAGGTATCCCACATTTCCATATTGTTATACATTTAACCTATAAttctgtatataatattattcgacaCAGTTATTTCTACGTACTTAATCCGCAAAATTAAATGCTTTACGAACTTACGAGTTAAATTATCTGGAAAAGCATAatgtacgaaataaatatcatattcaattattaagtTCGAAATATCAAGACAAAAAATGACTAAATAACGTAGTTCAGACTGCATGTCGATGGCTTATATTTTAGATGACGTCACGATGAAATTTACGATTCGGCCCACTGCGGGGCGTCGAGATGATTGAGGCGTTCAGGTGGGACGTCGTCGGAAAAAAAGGTTGGGAAACACTGCGTTAGAACGACCGTAGGTAGATCGGTGAATTTAGCTGCGCTCCGCAGCTCTAGACGAGACATTTTCTCGAGTGATTAACGATCGGAGGTAATAGTGCTGAAGGTGATTTGCAAGGCAAAATTTGTCTCGGTAGATTGCGGACCTCAGCGTCTCGTCTACCGGTAGATTCATTCACTATTCCGTAACATCGCGGAAGACTTATTGCACCGTGGAAAAGCTCACGTTTCGAATTTGACTTATTCGCGAGGCTCCAGATGGATTTAATCTTCTGAAATCACGCGTTGGAGATCACTGTATTAGATCTCACTGTCAGAGTCAAATTTGACAGGTTATGTCTGTCTCGTGCGTCGAGAAgcaatgcaaatatttattaaaataagcattttaatcaatttaacgagaaacgaaatattttcgttatattagtatagttttattattttttatttcaatatatttttattatacttcatTTCAGTATATTCTTATTActatattcgaaatattttgttatgttttattatattccttcgctttttaaatttttaaatctttattgAAGTTGATTTAGCTACGttgaattttaaagaagaTATTATCATGTTGCAAACAAAGAACAAATAAAGATAAACGCAAAAGGAAACAACAAAAATCAATGATCATACATAACTTTGATATTCACGTTCGAGACTAACATACAACTCTGTaggaaattcatttattatcgaataaacaaaatggaagaataaaacgatttaatatgtcttattcgataaatataaagttttactataattattaccaCTATCCTATGTATTCTAAAGTATCTGTCTACTACCCCATATTCTAATGTATTTATTCCCCTAACCTATATTCTGAAGTATCTGTTCCACgagaacatttattgaaaaagttcCAAAGAACTGTCGTAAAAGTTTTATGGGAACAGATATTTCGTATAAGTTCGGACGGAATTATCTTCGCAACAGAAGATACTCCTTTGTTTCGAATCTCTCTTATAATCATAGAGTAGGTCTAGGTTAGGTTTGACAAATTTTCACAAATATCTCAGAAACTAATGCAGATCGACAGTTTATTCGAAATCTGCATCCTGacaacatattaaaaaatcctcGAAATGCATTATTACCGAATTTAAACGTAAcctaacaaaataatgtataacCTTATGAATCATTGGAAAATCATCGCAAAAGTAACTCAAGtatttaattgcataaaactattgttttaaaaagtttttgttttaaaaagcAATTGAAAAACCTTAGACAAGAAATGAAacaatcgaaattattttcctaaaCGCTCTGTACCGAAGTAAATTCGAGCTTCTcagttgtatattttatacgtaataatttttatatataattttgtttatttatatacatatattattttgttactatGAAGTTCGAATAGAAAAGCAacgttcgaaaaatatttgatcttCTCCGGCTGTCTAACGTGaatcaaaaattttcttcgatcgaTGTTCGATAAATAGTGCGCTTAATCGGTAGAATCAGAGATTGCGGATGACATTCGACGTTGACACTTCGACGACCGCATTTCTCGCATCGGAGTTTCCCGTTCGCCTCCGGGCACTTTACGCAAACTGTTTTGTAAGGTGTCCCGAGAAGCTGACGTACTTGTCACTGAGAAACCACAGTTACCTGCCTTTGTCCTGGCAATGAAACACAGCATTTACTTCTCGACGGtaattgcagaaaataatcAGCACATTGTGTATagtgtatattaattattatagtattaattacatatattcttttcttagtgaaTTGTACATAcgcactttcactttaatcatttactgtaataattaataaagcagTTGAATAAAGCatgaaacattcacgaaagccactatagtggcacGTCGTGCCTAGGAGGTcaaggttgatttattgtgttatatatgaactGCTCTATTACTTTCTTCGATCTCTCAGGAAACATCATTTCCAAAACGGTTAATGTATCTGTTAACTGTAATCGATATTTTGACAGAATACTAGACATCTACCATCCCGCGCCccctatatcgcggattttcatcgaACATACTTTCGAGGTCATACACAGCGTGGCACGGACAGAACTTATGGAACActccaatatttattgtaggcgattaaccccttgtcggtgtcaacgtgttaaataacaaCGCATGGTAAACATAATTTCGttccaatagaaaaattgaggaATTAAATTGTCGAGAGCTCCAAGGCGAGATCCGTGGAACGAGCGGGCCGCAAGAATGTGCAGACATCGCAAAAATGTAACGCACAGGTTAGGAATGCACCGCGTAGTCAATTAATCGCGCGAAATTCTCgagcgaggaagagagacgaAAACAGCGCGAAGGTTGATCCCGCGCACGATGCATATTTCCCGTTGTGGACTTTCAATTTGATTGGCTGCCGGCCACGGTTTAATCATTTGTAAACATTTCCAGaccgttcgcgttcgcgaaaaaaaattgcgCCGCGGTAACGCGGTCGTTGGAGATATTCGCGAACGACTgtaaatacgatttttaattggtaATTTCGGGTTTCGAGTGGCAATCGATCCTTTACGAGCGAAGGACGATAATAAGAACCGGCAAACACTTACGCGCTCACGTGAAATACGatcgataatttcatttccgtTATCGGCTACCACTCTGTGTCACTTCGGTTCTCGGTGTCGCGTTTACGGCGCTTCAAATATCAACGGGAGCACAGCAATCGAAATGCTGCTGTGTCGCAATTCGTATAAAGAAATCATTTCCAGAGTagaactgtttttttttctttttaaattggcGCAGTTTTCGAAGAAGCCGTTTGTTGTTTTTAAACAGTTCTACGCTAATAAAACCTAAAAACATTCCTAAATTAACTGatcaaaatattagaaactaTGTATggtataattgttttattttgttgaaaataagCTGCAACAGTTATAAgtaaactgtggatttttatataaaataaaaatcttctgtAACAGTTGTAATaactagaaaatataattgtaataagttgCAATAAGTAGAAACTGAATTATGACtgtattataaacaaataagataaaagatatttttttacattactCGAATCACCGTGGTCAGTCCATGGTGGCCGGTGGACCCGAGCAAGCGTTTCCGCCGCGGCCTAAGGGAGACAATAAGTAGCGAAAAGCTCGGCCGTACGTACGAACGGCTGTCAGCCGTTTCCGTTTAAAGGCCGTCAAACAGGCCCAGGGAAAATTGACGTGGAAGCATTatcgcgtgcacgcgtgtgtGCCAGACGGTCCAGACGGAACGGATTGAAACGGATGTGAACGAAGGATGCGCCGCGTCGAAAGAGATGGGACGACGCGGTCCGGAGAAAAGGATCAGCTGACAGAGAGTgggtcgacgacgacgacgacgactacgactACGGATAAACGCGTGCGAAAAATTAATGGACGCGCGGCGCAGCCGGCATCGACGGAAAGCAGATTTCTGTGGGGGTCGATGCTCGGCGGGACTCGCGTAAGGTCACGTGACAGTATTTGTTCCGAATCGTGCGAGACGGCACCGTGCCACACCGAAACAATCGTCGAGCTCCTACGTCCCGTACTCTGATGCTACTATCGCGCGCGAAATGAGAAAACAACTGGCGTTAACTACGTTTGCTTCGTTTGGTCGATGGCTCGCGAATTGCTGCGAGCCCTCGTCTCGCGTCACGATTTCTTCAAACGAGAAAAGGTCGAGAAAGAACAATTTAATCTGACCAGAAGATTGTCGGATCGTTTATCGTATACTTCGGACAAATTCATTCTATACTACTATATACTGTTCTTTACTCGATAACGCAAGCCGTAAATACAATGATTTGCTAGTAAAcaacatagaaataaatattggcgACGTTTTCAGAACAGTCGAGCGTGAATAGGAAATGTGGGTAACGCTGATAACGCCACctacttttatttaaccccttcaaggatgaatttttatagtaggggACGATCTccttaattctttcttttttatttattattcatttcatttcattcggtGAGGTTTTTTCGGTATTGCTGAGGGATATTCTaacgaatagtttttcaactgattctcattttctttatacttggaataatcataattttgagaaaacCAACGTGGCAGtgtccctgaagaggttaaaaatgttactttataTTGTTTCGTCCTCCGTGGCTAATTTTTGTCAATTCTCCAGTTACTGGAAAATTTCCAAAGATTTGAAAAACTtggttaataacaaatttgttaAACTGCGGACAAATCGgcgatcgttaattattattgaccaatttctaaaacaaacatctttgcaaaaatatttgagaataCATCGGATCAACTATCGAAAATTATATCTCGCTAAGCCTGGGCTTTTTATATCTAAAAGATACATGCTACTAACTTAACCATATGCAATTCCTACGTCTCTCACGCGTTGGATAGTAAACACTAAATTGATAcgatttattatgattttaaaacGGCCTTCGATTCAGTTCATCACTCtattttcttactaaaattatattattttggattCAGAAGCAACCTGCAGTCATGGCTATGACGCCTATGGTAAAAaccgtataaaaatgataaaagtatGCAgtgctttttcttttcgcaTACACGCGGCTTCGCATATTCCCTAAGGCTCTACTCTACAACCTCTACTATTTATCATCTTTTTATTAAGGATTTCATCATCTGTTATTTATCACTTTTATTAGAGCTCGactactatttttttataaacatatatacgAAGATAGTAAACATTCGAGATCAAGTTGCACTTCAAGATAGTTAAACTAAGCAAATAgcgcaaaaataattatttcttaaccTTGCAAAATTGTCCCGTCATCGTAACCTATTACACACCTTGTATAAACTTGAAGACGAAACACGAACTATAATTCACGACGTTCGTGAACATGCTATGTATTAACAAACTTTCTTGTATTATAACTACAACGTATAGCTTACAATGTTAATCAATCTAACAGATCGCCAGGTTTAATTACCCGATTTTGCAAGGACTTCAGAAATCTAAACACGCTTCCGAACACTTTATAATCAAGCTAAACACATGCTATCAAGCTAAGTACATTCAAACGATAGAGAGAATACAGCATCAATAATTGCGGTTCGCAACTGGAATAATTGGAAGACCGATGCTTAACTGTGATCGTAACTGTGCACCTGTACTAATCACTCTTTAAACAACCGTGAAGTCATTGTGGCGGACATATTactcattttcaaaattataaacaacatCGTCGATTGCCCTTCTTTTCTGGGTCttataaactttaatattaacccACGTGCAATGCGCAATTGTCCGTTGCTCATGCTTATAAGACTTCGATTCTTGGACACTGTCACAGGCATTTGTGATCATGTTAATTCATTAAGCGGTGATACCGATTTATTCTCCGGTACCACCAATAAATGTGGAGCCAATCGGCTCTCGAAATCATCGATGTCATAGAAGTTAACATTTTATCGTAACTAAGTACACACATCAGGCGTTCGTTGTTCTACTTTGATAAATTCGATCTTATCTATGTATATTGCATAAAAGAGCTCTGGAgcccaataaataaataaatagataaataaacagataaataaatagataaataaatagataaataaataaataagaaaataaaaaggaaagaaagtcTCGCGTTCGAAATGAGAAGACGGCCGTGGTTTTTCGGGGGCTCTCGCGGTGGCTGTGCACGCACGATCAATGCATGAATGGGAGAGTCGCGGGACTCGTGCAGACGGGCGAGGAGCACGCACGCGAGACGCTGTTGTCTGCGTACGCGTGAGGACAAGGCACTCACACACGGGCGACAGACGACGAACGGGAGACGTTCGCGAGCGACGGAAACTGGCGAGAGCAGGATCGCGCGGCGGCGAGTCGTCCGAAGACGCTCGTTAAAATCATTGACACACAAGGGCTTCCGGTGCACTGCGGGCCGGCGGTGCGGTACGATACGACGTTCGCGCCGGTACCACCGCACCGTGGTCTAGCGCCGTCTGTCAACAAGGACCACGGCGGCCCGTCACGCTGGATCACCGTCTGCGATAATGATCGAGCGATCGCGCACCGCGGCCGACAGTTGACAGATCGTAGCGGGCTCTCGGACAGCAGCGTGCCAGCGCGCGCGTTAATCCGCGAGAGTAACGAAAACGTGCGAACGCCTACGAGCACTCACCGACGCCGTATTTCGTTGTTTTCGTGGTCGTCCACATCTCGAGCGGCCCGACGACGGCGCTACATGCCTTGCCAAACGGCCACGaaccactctctctctctccgtatCACGAGAAATTCGAAAACACAAACATTGGGTGTGTGTTGCCGCACAAGTGCCACCCTTGcggctcgctctctttctctctgtctgtgCTGCGCGGCGAGCAACGTTGCCGATGGCCACGACGAGCCGCGGACGACTGCCGGCAACGCCGCCGCTTCTGCGCCGGTCACGTGCGGTTCAGGACCGTACCTGTTCGCTGACCGGGCCCCAATAAATCGTTTTtctgtcgaatattttcgttcggATTTATCTtggtattttttaacaaacaattcaacattttttcgGACCACGGGCTGTTTCGATTGATTTCGGAGATCGAAAGAATTCGATAATGTCGTTTTATTGTTCTCGATTTTGATTATtgagaaaatatgttttaggaaagaatttttgtcCGGTTTCTAGTTCTTGCGATTAATGTggacaattttgatttcgcaCAAAGATCCGTAGCCTAGTTATTATTTAGTGACATTAATGCGAAATACTATTGATAACAGTTTAACAGTTTCGTGGAGTCGTGTTTTGATAGATTTTCGTAGCGAAGCACCTGTGAATAGCGATTATACTTTTCCATGCGTTTTgcatgtaaataataaattattctttacgCAAAATGTGTAATATTCTCCCGTTCTTGTTAGTCATCCCGATTATACTCTGTTTCTTTGTTCATTCGAAAAGGTATCGGATAGACTttgaatatgaataatattaattaacgacgACTCGTTCATTGTGATTAAACGGCATATGAATTTCTGACAAAGTCCAATGGAAGGAATGTGGAATTTgctggcaatttttattttgcataaagatacgTGATTAAATTATGATCTTGCCGctcttaatatatttaatttaaatataaatttatattcgaataaaaataatgaattgtaGATCaataggatttttatttaatcaaacgTATTTAAATGCCCCTCCTgccgaaaattataatttccaaacgacgaattctttcatttagagaagcgaataatttcattaaggAGTTTACGTCAAGGTCGCGTTTCCTTAACTCCAAGGTCATTAGGTTGCTGAGAACTAGAATTGGAGCAACGTGTCCAATAAAATCGGTCAAGGGGACACGGGTGACGcaacaatagaaaaaaaaagttatcgcTCCGAGTGAGGAATTATTTTGGTAGCACGATGGACCACGCGCTGGCAAAATACGAGGCATCGGTCTTGGACGCTTATGTAATGGGttatgaatttattcataataaatacaataagtCAAGAAACTGAGGTAAGTCTAATATAAAAGGAGcagtattttcataaattcttttacagttttatttacaacttGTTCGTTCATATGTAGATAAACGATAGTGAAACCTACGCGCTAGCAGTGGCAGCGCGACGTGACGTTTGGAGCGTAGACTAGATAAAAGGCTACGACGAGTCGAAGTACGGAGCAGCAGCTCTCCAAATAGTTATTTTTTCAGAAGAAGTTTAGAAGTTGATGGGCTTGCCGAAATACGCAGCGAGATGCGCTTCCTTCAGAGCTTCGGCACATGTCTAGGAATATAGTAAACGTTAGAAGTATTCAGAACAATGGGCATGCGTAATAGAATTTCGCGCTTATGCTTACCGGATGCGCGTGACACGTCCTTGCAACGTCCTCCGCGCTTGCTCCGTATTCCATGGCGAGTAcagcttcgttaacgagttcaCCGGCCACCGAACCGATCATATGAACGCCTAAGATTTTATCCGTAGTGCTATCGGCTAATACTTTCACGAAACCATCCGTGTCCAGGTTTGTCTTCGCCCTGGAGTTCGCCATGTGTGGGAATTTGCCGATTTTGTACGCGATGCCCTCCTTCTTTAAATCCTCCTCCGATTTACCTACCCAGCCGACCTCGGGGTGCGTGTATATTACACTAGGTACGCAATTGTAATCGATGTGGACGGCACCTGAGCACAGTTGACACGATCAGTATCATTTTACAAATCATGACTCCAGCTTTCCAATGTATTACCTCCGGCAATGCCTTCGACAGTGATGACTCCTTCGTCCTCGGCTTTATGCGCCAACATCGGTCCGTGAATGCAGTCACCGATGGCGAATATCCTACGGTcatgtaattttcaattagttTCAGTGGCGCAATGACAGCTGATTTGATGAGTTCGAGTACTCACGAAGGTACTACTGTCTGGAATCTGCTATTTACAGGGATCCTGCCCTTTTCGTCTCTCTCGATTCCCATATCCTCGAGCCCTAAATTATTGGTATACGGCCTCCTACCAACGCAAACTAAAAGTACGTCACACGGAATATCCTCCTTTTTGCTGGGGTCCTTCGCGTTTTCAACAGAAACGATGACTTCGCTGCCGCTACGCTTGGCAGCAGTTACTTTGGTGCCCAATTTGAAGACTAAACCTTGTTTTGCTAGAATCTTCTGTAACGTACTGCTGACTTCGCCGTCGATACCCGCTCCGCCGATGGTTGGCATGAACTCCACTGCGGTTACGTGGGAGCCCAATCTACACAGTGAATGCAAGTATTAAAGATGTTATAACTTTTCGTGCAGTTAAGAAAATATACCTCTGCCAAACAGATCCTAATTCTAGACCAATGACTCCAGCACCGATTACAATAAGCCTCTTCGGCACCTGTTCTAGCGACAAAGCACCAGTGGAAGAGACAACTTGTTTCTCATCAATATCTATACCAGCGAATGGAGTGACTTCGCTGCCGGTTGCAATGATAATGTTCTTGGTATTGATAGTGCTTGCAACAGAGCCATCAGAATTAAGGGCAGTGACCTGATTCTGACCAGTGATCTTTCCATGTCCCTTTACCCATTCgactttgttttttttaaacaaaccaGCAATTCCACCGGTTAAAGCTTTTACTACGTTGCGTTTCTGTTCCATCAGCTTCTCGAGATTCAGTTTTACATTTTCCACTGAAGTAGAAACAGTAATTGTTATTGACAATAACAATAGATTATGACAATGAAACAATGGGAAACTTACCAACAATACCACGATTGTTCAAGTCTCCACTGTGCGCCATATGATAGTAATgtgaattgtttaaaagagactttgaTGGAATACATCCGACGTTCAAACAAGTTCCACCTAACGTTTCACCTTTTTCTATGCAAACTGTTTTCATTCCTAATTGGGCAGCTTTGATCGATGCCACATAACCACCGGGTCCTCCACCTATTACCACAACATCTGCGTCCAAGGTGCTGGCATACCTGCGCTGCTGTGCAGCTGTCAAGCCTGGTATGACACGCTTGACGCATACTGGCTGGAgaacagagaaataaaaagaagttgCCAATTAATCGAGAAAATCCCGAACGCTTCTACTTCTATTATACATGGTATATACAATGAAAGATGAAAATGAAGGTGACATAACCTTTTGAAGCGTAATATTAACGAAGCTTTTAGGAGTAACAATGAATTTAACTAGTTATTTTAAGCTGCCGTAACGTTCGATAATGATATTAGCAAGGTGATAAGATTACAGGAGAAGAGGTTCGCTAGCTGTTTCGGAGTAATACGAAGCAAAATCGTTTGTCCTTCAAAATGTTACGAAATGACTCCAAAATGAATGGCAAAGTGTGGGATGAAGATAAATGGGCGACTACAGTAATCAGTACGCATTGTTCTTTAAAACTCACCCTGACAGTAGTGGTCACCAAGTTCCAAAAATTCGCTTGCATCATATTTCTTCTAACGAACTTTACTTTCCAATATAGAGGGGGTCACGAAAGGGAACGAGTCCACGGCAGTGTTAAAGCCAGCACTACCGGTTATTTCAATATCATCCGACTCGTCCGAGCCTTGATAAATTCGATATATCGTCGGTCACGTAATTCAGAAAACTGACTGCGCGATGGCGCTACTGATCCGTTATGCAACGCAAATCTACGTTCGCGTACTTGTTGCGCGCTCGTACCGGTAGAGTTAACAGGAAGGATGTATTTAAAAGTGGTCAAACAGTCGAAACAATGTTTCTTTCGTTTAAGATGTTTTTCTTAAGATAGGCCAGAC
Encoded proteins:
- the LOC144476989 gene encoding dihydrolipoyl dehydrogenase, mitochondrial; amino-acid sequence: MMQANFWNLVTTTVRPVCVKRVIPGLTAAQQRRYASTLDADVVVIGGGPGGYVASIKAAQLGMKTVCIEKGETLGGTCLNVGCIPSKSLLNNSHYYHMAHSGDLNNRGIVVENVKLNLEKLMEQKRNVVKALTGGIAGLFKKNKVEWVKGHGKITGQNQVTALNSDGSVASTINTKNIIIATGSEVTPFAGIDIDEKQVVSSTGALSLEQVPKRLIVIGAGVIGLELGSVWQRLGSHVTAVEFMPTIGGAGIDGEVSSTLQKILAKQGLVFKLGTKVTAAKRSGSEVIVSVENAKDPSKKEDIPCDVLLVCVGRRPYTNNLGLEDMGIERDEKGRIPVNSRFQTVVPSIFAIGDCIHGPMLAHKAEDEGVITVEGIAGGAVHIDYNCVPSVIYTHPEVGWVGKSEEDLKKEGIAYKIGKFPHMANSRAKTNLDTDGFVKVLADSTTDKILGVHMIGSVAGELVNEAVLAMEYGASAEDVARTCHAHPTCAEALKEAHLAAYFGKPINF